A part of Pararoseomonas sp. SCSIO 73927 genomic DNA contains:
- a CDS encoding iron-sulfur cluster assembly accessory protein translates to MGTTTTEAPKARRALPPLMTLTDAAAERLRAMYEKGDGRKLLRVAVSTKGCSGMSYQMEFVDAAGPGDETVTDKGVTVLVDRKATLFLIGTVMDYERKAMSAGFTFTNPNEKGRCGCGESFHV, encoded by the coding sequence ATGGGAACGACCACGACCGAGGCCCCGAAGGCTCGCCGGGCCCTGCCGCCGCTGATGACGCTGACCGACGCGGCGGCGGAGCGGCTTCGCGCGATGTATGAGAAGGGCGACGGCAGGAAGCTCCTGCGCGTGGCCGTCTCCACCAAGGGCTGCTCCGGCATGTCCTACCAGATGGAGTTCGTCGATGCCGCCGGGCCGGGCGACGAGACGGTGACGGACAAGGGCGTGACGGTGCTGGTGGACCGCAAGGCCACCCTGTTCTTGATCGGGACGGTGATGGACTACGAGAGGAAGGCCATGTCGGCCGGCTTCACCTTCACCAACCCGAACGAGAAGGGCCGCTGCGGCTGCGGCGAGAGCTTCCACGTGTGA
- a CDS encoding SUF system Fe-S cluster assembly protein — MSESAANGGTTHEAWSPEGPIPATRVSEVAVLDALKTVFDPEIPVDIYELGLIYAVEIGDDGAVKVDMTLTTPSCPSAQELPSMVEEAVKGVPNVTSVAVEVVWDPPWDPSRMSEDAKLALNVY, encoded by the coding sequence GTGAGTGAGTCCGCAGCGAACGGGGGCACGACCCACGAGGCCTGGTCCCCCGAGGGTCCGATCCCGGCGACGCGGGTGAGCGAGGTCGCGGTGCTGGACGCGCTGAAGACCGTGTTCGACCCGGAGATCCCCGTCGACATCTACGAGCTCGGCCTGATCTACGCCGTGGAGATCGGGGACGACGGGGCGGTGAAGGTGGACATGACCCTCACCACCCCCTCCTGCCCCTCCGCGCAGGAACTGCCGAGCATGGTGGAGGAAGCGGTGAAGGGCGTGCCCAACGTCACCTCCGTGGCGGTGGAGGTGGTGTGGGATCCGCCTTGGGACCCGTCCCGCATGAGCGAGGACGCGAAGCTGGCCCTGAACGTGTATTGA
- the sufU gene encoding Fe-S cluster assembly sulfur transfer protein SufU translates to MFDDLRDLYQEVILDHGRKPRNFRRLETPDLSARGDNPMCGDRIELFLGMEDDRIADAAFQGRGCAISTASASLMTETVRGKTTAEARDLAAHFREMAMTGTCPDCGTALEEEMDRLQALSGVHEFPSRVKCATLAWHTLNTALDGGKEASSE, encoded by the coding sequence ATGTTCGACGACCTGCGCGACCTCTATCAGGAGGTCATCTTGGACCACGGGCGCAAGCCCCGGAATTTCCGGCGGCTGGAAACGCCCGACCTCTCCGCGCGCGGGGACAACCCGATGTGCGGCGACCGGATCGAGCTGTTCCTTGGCATGGAGGATGATCGCATCGCGGACGCCGCCTTCCAGGGGCGGGGCTGCGCCATTTCCACCGCCAGCGCCTCGCTGATGACGGAGACGGTCCGGGGCAAGACGACGGCCGAGGCACGGGATCTCGCGGCGCATTTCCGCGAGATGGCGATGACCGGCACCTGCCCGGATTGCGGCACGGCGCTGGAGGAGGAGATGGACCGGCTTCAGGCCCTCTCCGGCGTGCACGAATTCCCGAGCCGGGTGAAGTGCGCGACGCTGGCCTGGCACACCCTCAACACCGCCCTCGACGGCGGGAAGGAGGCTTCGAGTGAGTGA
- a CDS encoding SufS family cysteine desulfurase has product MDGSVRPPSAKQALDVQRVRQDFPILSTKVHGKPLVFLDSGASAQKPRAVIDAMREMFETSYANVHRGAYQLSEASTAAYEAARGAVARFLNAGDAREVVFTYNSTSAINLVAHSFGRGVLKPGQAVLVSEMEHHANFVPWQMLAQDHGIELRIADVTEAGELDMADLEAKLADGKVGLVAVTHMSNVLGTVTPAARIAALAHAHGAKVLFDGSQAVVHRRVDVRALDADFYVFTGHKLYGPTGIGVLWGRMELLDAMPPFLGGGDMISEVTREGFRPAPVPAKFEAGTPPIVEAVGLHAAIDYVTAIGMDAIEAHERALVDHAMAKLSVIEDLTLIGHAQDRGGVFSFALGNAHAHDLSTLLDRVGIAVRAGRHCAEPLHVRIGHDSTCRASFGVYTTHEEVDFLAEALTSARRFFA; this is encoded by the coding sequence ATGGATGGCAGCGTGCGGCCCCCCTCTGCGAAGCAGGCGCTGGACGTGCAGCGGGTCCGGCAGGATTTCCCGATCCTGTCCACCAAGGTGCACGGGAAGCCGCTGGTGTTCCTGGATTCCGGGGCCTCCGCGCAGAAGCCGCGCGCGGTGATCGACGCCATGCGCGAGATGTTCGAGACGAGCTACGCGAACGTCCACCGTGGCGCCTATCAGCTGAGCGAGGCCTCCACCGCCGCCTACGAGGCCGCGCGCGGGGCCGTGGCGCGCTTCCTGAACGCGGGCGACGCGCGCGAGGTGGTGTTCACCTACAACTCCACCTCCGCGATCAACCTCGTGGCCCATTCCTTCGGGCGCGGGGTGCTGAAGCCTGGGCAGGCGGTGCTGGTCTCGGAGATGGAGCACCACGCTAACTTTGTGCCCTGGCAGATGCTGGCGCAGGACCACGGGATCGAGCTGCGGATCGCGGACGTGACCGAGGCCGGCGAGCTGGACATGGCCGACCTGGAGGCCAAGCTGGCCGACGGGAAGGTCGGGCTCGTCGCCGTCACCCACATGTCGAACGTGCTGGGCACCGTGACGCCCGCCGCGCGCATCGCGGCGCTGGCCCATGCGCACGGTGCCAAGGTGCTGTTCGACGGGTCTCAGGCGGTGGTCCACCGGCGCGTGGACGTGCGGGCGCTGGATGCCGACTTCTACGTCTTCACCGGCCACAAGCTGTACGGCCCGACGGGCATCGGCGTTCTGTGGGGCCGGATGGAGCTGCTGGACGCCATGCCGCCCTTCCTCGGCGGCGGCGACATGATCTCCGAGGTGACGCGGGAGGGATTCCGCCCCGCCCCGGTGCCGGCGAAGTTCGAGGCGGGCACGCCGCCGATCGTGGAGGCGGTGGGGCTGCACGCGGCGATCGACTACGTGACCGCGATCGGGATGGACGCCATCGAGGCGCATGAGCGCGCCCTGGTGGACCATGCGATGGCGAAGCTGTCCGTCATCGAGGACCTGACGCTAATCGGGCACGCGCAGGACCGCGGCGGGGTCTTCTCCTTCGCGCTCGGCAACGCGCACGCGCACGACCTTTCCACCCTGCTAGACCGCGTGGGAATCGCGGTGCGCGCCGGGCGGCACTGCGCGGAACCGCTGCACGTCCGGATCGGGCATGACAGCACCTGCCGCGCCTCCTTCGGCGTTTACACGACCCATGAGGAAGTCGATTTCCTGGCGGAGGCGCTGACCTCCGCGCGGAGGTTCTTCGCCTGA
- the sufD gene encoding Fe-S cluster assembly protein SufD, producing the protein MNSVSPAGNAAAFLHRYAGLAERLPGAEIPAVRALRDAAAETLTAAGLPSRRLEAWRYTDLAPMLRAEFREALTPVDEAVALPTARADRRAVFVDGRFRADLSFLDGLVAGSLAEVIGTVAPRLNSVASASQPMVTLNTLLFEDGLVLEVPEGADAGRVELLSLVSGETAATVHPRHLIRLARGARLVLLETAASPSGSAHLHNPVFEIEVAEDAVLTHVRVQREAESAYHLAHLGVRVAEGGTYDGFVLNAGGKISRSETHLALLGPRATAHLNGAQLVAEGQLADTTTALDHAAPNCASRQTVKTVLAGRARGVFQGKILVRREAQKTDGYQMNQALLLSEEAEIDSKPQLEIYADDVKCSHGATAGALDEDSLFYLRSRGIPADAARAMLVRAFLQEAVEVVEDEAAREALDEAVAGWWAQHGEAA; encoded by the coding sequence ATGAACAGCGTTTCCCCTGCCGGCAACGCGGCCGCCTTCCTGCACCGCTACGCGGGGCTGGCGGAGCGCCTGCCCGGCGCCGAGATCCCGGCGGTGCGCGCGCTGCGCGACGCGGCCGCCGAGACGCTGACGGCGGCCGGGCTGCCGAGCCGCCGCTTGGAGGCCTGGCGCTACACCGACCTGGCCCCGATGCTGCGCGCGGAGTTCCGCGAGGCGCTGACGCCGGTGGACGAGGCGGTGGCGCTGCCGACCGCGCGGGCGGATCGGCGGGCCGTGTTCGTGGACGGGCGGTTCCGGGCCGACCTGTCCTTCCTGGACGGGCTGGTCGCGGGCTCGCTCGCCGAGGTGATCGGGACGGTGGCGCCGCGGCTGAACAGCGTGGCTTCTGCCTCCCAGCCGATGGTGACGCTGAACACGTTGCTGTTCGAGGACGGGCTGGTGCTGGAGGTGCCGGAGGGCGCCGATGCCGGACGGGTGGAGCTGCTCTCCCTCGTCTCCGGTGAGACGGCGGCCACCGTGCACCCGCGCCACCTTATCCGCCTCGCGCGCGGGGCACGGCTGGTGCTGCTGGAGACGGCGGCCTCGCCCTCCGGCTCCGCGCACCTGCACAACCCGGTCTTCGAGATCGAGGTGGCCGAGGATGCCGTGCTGACGCATGTCCGCGTCCAGCGGGAGGCGGAGAGCGCCTACCACCTCGCCCATCTCGGCGTGCGGGTGGCAGAAGGCGGCACCTATGACGGCTTCGTCCTGAACGCCGGCGGGAAGATCAGCCGCAGCGAGACGCACCTCGCGCTGCTCGGGCCGCGCGCGACGGCGCACCTGAACGGCGCGCAGCTGGTGGCCGAGGGGCAGCTGGCCGACACGACGACGGCGCTGGACCATGCGGCGCCGAACTGCGCCAGCCGGCAGACGGTGAAGACGGTGCTGGCCGGGCGCGCGCGCGGCGTGTTCCAGGGCAAGATCCTGGTGCGGCGCGAGGCGCAGAAGACCGACGGCTACCAGATGAACCAGGCCCTCCTGCTGAGCGAGGAGGCGGAGATCGACAGCAAGCCGCAGCTGGAGATCTACGCGGACGACGTGAAGTGCAGCCACGGCGCTACGGCCGGCGCGCTGGACGAGGACAGCCTCTTCTATCTCCGGTCCCGCGGCATCCCCGCCGATGCGGCCCGCGCCATGCTGGTGCGCGCTTTCCTGCAGGAGGCGGTGGAGGTCGTGGAGGACGAGGCGGCGCGCGAGGCCTTGGACGAGGCTGTGGCGGGCTGGTGGGCGCAGCACGGGGAGGCCGCGTGA
- the sufC gene encoding Fe-S cluster assembly ATPase SufC — MLRIENLTAEVEGKAILKGVNLEVPDGEVHAIMGPNGAGKSTLSYALSGREGYEITGGSVTLNGQDLLEMEPEERAAAGLFLAFQYPVELPGVGNANFLRTALNAIRRTRGEPEVDAMQFLKLARARMKELSMPEDMLKRGVNVGFSGGEKKRNEILQMALLEPKIAILDETDSGLDIDALKIVSDGVNAMRGPNFSALVITHYQRLLNHIVPDRVHVLADGRIVTSGGPELAHRLEAEGYAGVLGEAA, encoded by the coding sequence ATGCTGCGTATCGAGAACCTGACGGCCGAGGTCGAGGGCAAGGCGATCCTCAAGGGCGTGAACCTTGAGGTGCCGGACGGCGAGGTGCACGCCATCATGGGGCCGAACGGCGCGGGCAAGTCCACGCTGTCCTACGCCCTGTCCGGGCGCGAGGGCTACGAGATCACCGGCGGTTCCGTGACCCTGAACGGCCAGGACCTGCTGGAGATGGAGCCGGAGGAGCGCGCGGCCGCCGGCCTGTTCCTCGCATTCCAGTACCCGGTGGAACTGCCCGGCGTGGGCAATGCCAATTTCCTGCGCACCGCGCTGAACGCCATCCGCCGCACCCGCGGGGAGCCGGAGGTGGATGCGATGCAGTTCCTGAAGCTGGCGCGCGCCCGCATGAAGGAGCTGTCCATGCCGGAGGACATGCTGAAGCGCGGCGTCAATGTCGGCTTCTCCGGCGGCGAGAAGAAGCGGAACGAGATCCTGCAGATGGCGCTGCTGGAGCCGAAGATCGCCATCCTCGACGAGACGGATAGTGGGCTGGACATCGACGCGCTGAAGATCGTGTCCGACGGCGTGAACGCCATGCGCGGGCCGAACTTCTCCGCCCTGGTGATCACCCACTACCAGCGCCTGCTGAACCATATCGTGCCGGACCGGGTGCACGTGCTGGCCGATGGCCGCATCGTCACTTCCGGCGGGCCGGAGCTGGCCCATCGCCTGGAGGCCGAGGGCTATGCCGGCGTCCTGGGCGAGGCCGCCTGA
- the sufB gene encoding Fe-S cluster assembly protein SufB, translating to MPAVEETLDTVRDATQGAYKWGFETDIEMEFAPKGLNEDIVRFISAKKNEPGWLLDWRLRAFEAWKGMEEPRWPAVTYPPIDYQDAYYYAAPKQKVAPKSLDEVDPELLKTYAKLGIPLKEQAILAGVEGAGESPSDGRLPVAIDAVFDSVSVATTYKGRLEKEGIIFCSISEAVQNHPELVRKYLGTVVPHTDNFYAALNSAVFTDGSFVYIPKGVRCPMELSTYFRINAKSTGQFERTLIIADEASTVSYLEGCTAPQRDENQLHAAVVELVAMDDASIKYSTVQNWYPGDENGKGGIYNFVTKRAACRGKRSKVSWTQVETGSAITWKYPSCILQGEESVGEFYSVAITNNHQQADTGTKMIHLGKNTRSTIVSKGISAGKGQNTYRGLVRISPKATNARNFTQCDSLLIGDLCGAHTVPYIENRCMTAKTEHEATTSRIAEDQLFYCRQRGLSQEDAVGLIVNGFCREVLKELPMEFAVEAQKLLQISLEGSVG from the coding sequence ATGCCCGCCGTCGAAGAGACCCTCGATACCGTCCGGGACGCCACGCAGGGCGCCTACAAGTGGGGGTTCGAGACCGATATCGAGATGGAGTTCGCCCCCAAGGGGCTGAACGAGGACATCGTCCGCTTCATCTCCGCCAAGAAGAACGAGCCCGGGTGGCTGCTGGACTGGCGGCTGCGCGCCTTCGAGGCCTGGAAGGGCATGGAGGAGCCGCGCTGGCCCGCCGTGACCTATCCGCCGATCGACTACCAGGACGCCTACTACTACGCGGCGCCGAAGCAGAAGGTCGCGCCCAAGTCCCTGGACGAGGTCGATCCGGAGCTGCTGAAGACCTACGCCAAGCTCGGCATCCCGCTGAAGGAGCAGGCGATCCTGGCCGGCGTGGAGGGCGCGGGCGAGAGCCCGTCTGACGGGCGCCTGCCGGTGGCGATCGATGCGGTCTTCGACAGCGTCTCCGTCGCGACGACCTACAAGGGCCGGCTGGAGAAGGAGGGGATCATCTTCTGCTCCATCTCCGAGGCGGTGCAGAATCACCCGGAGCTGGTGCGGAAGTACCTGGGCACCGTGGTGCCGCACACCGACAACTTCTACGCGGCGCTGAACAGCGCGGTCTTCACGGATGGCAGCTTCGTCTACATCCCCAAGGGCGTGCGCTGCCCGATGGAGCTCTCCACCTATTTCCGCATCAACGCGAAGAGCACGGGGCAGTTCGAGCGCACCCTGATCATCGCGGACGAGGCCTCGACCGTCTCCTACCTCGAGGGCTGCACGGCGCCGCAGCGCGACGAGAACCAGCTGCACGCGGCGGTGGTGGAGCTCGTCGCCATGGACGACGCCTCCATCAAGTACAGCACGGTGCAGAACTGGTACCCGGGCGACGAGAACGGGAAGGGCGGCATCTACAACTTCGTCACCAAGCGCGCGGCCTGCCGCGGCAAGCGCAGCAAGGTGAGCTGGACGCAGGTGGAGACGGGTTCCGCCATTACCTGGAAGTACCCGTCCTGCATCCTGCAGGGCGAGGAGTCGGTGGGCGAGTTCTACTCGGTGGCGATCACCAACAACCACCAGCAGGCCGATACCGGCACGAAGATGATCCATCTGGGCAAGAACACGCGCAGCACGATCGTCTCCAAGGGCATCTCGGCGGGCAAGGGGCAGAACACCTATCGCGGCCTGGTGCGGATCAGCCCGAAGGCGACGAACGCGCGCAACTTCACCCAGTGCGACAGCCTGCTGATCGGCGATCTCTGCGGGGCGCATACCGTGCCCTACATCGAGAACCGCTGCATGACGGCCAAGACCGAGCACGAGGCGACGACGAGCCGCATTGCGGAGGACCAGCTGTTCTACTGCCGGCAGCGCGGGCTGTCGCAGGAGGATGCGGTGGGCCTGATCGTCAACGGCTTCTGCCGCGAGGTGCTGAAGGAGCTGCCGATGGAGTTCGCGGTCGAGGCGCAGAAGCTGCTGCAGATCAGCCTGGAAGGGAGCGTCGGGTAA
- a CDS encoding Rrf2 family transcriptional regulator: MLRLSKLADYAVVLLARLGGEGGLHTAPSLSAATGIAEPTVAKVLRILSQAGLVEAQRGARGGHRSARPIAAISLAEVVVAMDGPIALTACVDGGSGGCEAEGHCPIHGRWNPVNEAVRAALSAVTIADLARPSCAEAHRRAPVSPTANLAAE, encoded by the coding sequence GTGCTTCGCCTGTCCAAACTCGCGGATTACGCGGTCGTCCTCCTCGCCCGGCTGGGTGGAGAGGGTGGGCTGCACACCGCCCCGTCCCTCTCCGCCGCAACCGGCATCGCCGAGCCGACGGTGGCAAAGGTGCTCCGCATCCTTTCCCAGGCCGGGCTCGTCGAGGCGCAGCGCGGGGCGCGGGGCGGGCACCGGTCGGCGCGGCCGATCGCTGCCATCAGCCTCGCCGAGGTGGTGGTGGCGATGGACGGCCCGATCGCCCTGACCGCCTGCGTGGACGGTGGCTCCGGTGGCTGCGAGGCGGAGGGGCACTGCCCCATCCATGGCCGCTGGAATCCCGTGAACGAGGCGGTGCGCGCCGCGCTCTCCGCCGTGACCATCGCCGACCTGGCCCGGCCTTCCTGCGCGGAGGCCCATCGCCGCGCTCCCGTTTCCCCCACCGCCAATCTGGCGGCCGAGTAA
- a CDS encoding NUDIX hydrolase, whose protein sequence is MTETMRPTDFIAAGEAAPARPVHPRHAATLLLWRESDGGLEVLMGVRSVKHRFMPSRLVFPGGRVDLEDRTAPLLSELHPGTRRALERQAPPRLSRAIAVAAARELLEETGLILGRMEKGRLHADLAPMRYLCRAVTPPMSPVRFNARFLTAPAEAVSGELAGSGELEHLEYHRVDSTPAHEMAPITAKVLKEFRDLMALPEAERETRPMIWYQGRDTRRLERGG, encoded by the coding sequence ATGACGGAAACGATGCGCCCCACCGACTTCATCGCCGCCGGCGAGGCCGCCCCTGCCAGACCCGTCCACCCCAGGCACGCCGCCACGCTCCTCCTCTGGCGCGAATCCGACGGCGGGCTGGAGGTGCTGATGGGCGTGCGCAGCGTGAAGCACCGCTTCATGCCCAGCCGCCTCGTCTTCCCCGGCGGCCGCGTGGACTTGGAGGACCGCACCGCCCCGCTCCTCTCGGAGCTTCACCCCGGCACCCGACGCGCCCTGGAACGCCAGGCCCCGCCCCGGCTGTCCCGCGCCATAGCCGTTGCCGCCGCGCGGGAGCTGCTGGAGGAGACCGGCCTGATCCTCGGACGAATGGAGAAGGGGCGCCTCCACGCCGACCTCGCGCCGATGCGCTACCTCTGCCGCGCTGTCACCCCGCCGATGAGCCCGGTGCGCTTCAACGCCCGCTTCCTTACGGCCCCCGCCGAGGCTGTCAGCGGCGAGCTGGCCGGCTCCGGCGAGCTGGAGCACCTGGAGTACCACCGCGTGGACTCCACCCCGGCGCACGAGATGGCCCCGATCACCGCCAAGGTGCTGAAGGAGTTCCGCGACCTCATGGCCCTGCCGGAGGCCGAGCGCGAGACCCGCCCGATGATCTGGTACCAGGGCCGCGACACCCGCCGGCTGGAGCGGGGCGGGTAA
- a CDS encoding MBL fold metallo-hydrolase — protein MNPVFRRDDPLAPGEVEWIAPGIRRVICGNPGPFTFRGTNTYLIGRGEVAVLDPGPVDAAHLDALLAAVTGERVTRILVSHTHRDHSPGAAPLRAATGAETLGFGPHLTPASEGEGGDHDFSPDTRLPDGALVEGDGWRLTALHTPGHCANHLCFALDADAALAPPGVLFSADHVMAWSTSVVSPPDGDMADYMRSLDRVAARGDRLLLPGHGPAQDDPGPYIRALIAHRREREEAVLAALRAAPGPASATELVRAVYGPALEERLVPAAARSLLAHLLKLAGEGLSLEEDGRFRPV, from the coding sequence ATGAACCCTGTGTTCCGCCGGGACGATCCCCTGGCGCCCGGAGAGGTGGAGTGGATCGCGCCGGGCATCCGGCGGGTGATCTGCGGTAATCCCGGGCCCTTCACCTTCCGCGGCACCAACACCTACCTGATCGGGCGCGGCGAGGTGGCGGTGCTGGATCCCGGGCCGGTGGACGCGGCGCACCTGGACGCCTTGCTGGCCGCGGTGACGGGGGAGCGGGTGACGCGGATCCTCGTCTCCCACACGCACCGGGACCACTCGCCCGGCGCTGCGCCGCTGAGGGCAGCGACGGGGGCGGAGACCCTGGGCTTCGGGCCGCACCTGACTCCGGCCTCGGAGGGGGAGGGGGGCGACCACGACTTCTCGCCCGACACGCGCCTGCCGGATGGGGCCTTGGTGGAGGGGGATGGCTGGCGGCTGACGGCGCTGCACACGCCCGGCCACTGCGCCAACCACCTCTGCTTCGCGCTGGATGCGGATGCGGCGCTGGCGCCGCCCGGCGTGCTGTTCAGCGCGGACCACGTGATGGCCTGGTCCACCAGCGTCGTCTCCCCGCCCGACGGGGACATGGCGGATTACATGCGCTCGCTGGACCGGGTGGCGGCGCGGGGCGACCGGTTGCTGCTGCCCGGGCACGGGCCGGCGCAGGACGATCCCGGACCGTATATTCGGGCGCTGATCGCGCACCGGCGGGAGCGGGAGGAGGCGGTGCTGGCGGCGCTGCGCGCGGCGCCGGGGCCGGCCTCCGCGACGGAGCTCGTGCGGGCCGTCTACGGTCCGGCGCTGGAGGAACGGCTGGTGCCGGCGGCGGCGCGCAGCCTTCTGGCGCACCTGCTCAAGCTGGCGGGGGAAGGGCTGTCCCTGGAGGAGGACGGGCGCTTCCGCCCAGTCTAA
- a CDS encoding DMT family transporter encodes MALRHDARRGALMMLGATACFAVMGACVKALSARYSFLELMFFRNVFSLPIVLAAGLRMGALLRTRRLGGHAVRAFTGMVGMACAFFSLTLLPLAEQTALNYTQPLFVILLAIPWLGERPGAMRWAAVIMGFVGVLAIAAGQGAGRGVAAGGAGMLVGYLVAALGGFFAALSTMLVRQLSATEASTTIVLWQALMMTAMTGLALPFFWTTPSLPDLAMLVLIGLIGGVGQVLNTEAFASAQVSSLGPYTYTGLLWAALLGWLVWGEVPGVAMLAGSVLIVGAGFLVLRGEFRRAR; translated from the coding sequence ATGGCGCTGCGGCACGATGCCCGGCGCGGGGCGCTGATGATGCTCGGCGCCACCGCCTGCTTCGCGGTGATGGGCGCCTGCGTGAAGGCGCTGAGCGCCCGGTACAGCTTCCTGGAGCTGATGTTCTTCCGGAACGTCTTCTCCCTTCCCATCGTGCTCGCGGCGGGGCTGCGGATGGGGGCGCTGCTGCGGACGCGGCGGCTGGGGGGACATGCCGTGCGGGCCTTCACGGGCATGGTGGGCATGGCCTGCGCCTTCTTCTCCCTCACCCTGCTGCCCTTGGCCGAGCAGACGGCGCTGAACTACACGCAGCCGCTCTTCGTCATCCTCCTCGCCATCCCCTGGCTGGGGGAGCGGCCGGGGGCGATGCGCTGGGCGGCCGTGATCATGGGCTTCGTCGGCGTGCTGGCGATCGCGGCAGGGCAGGGGGCGGGGCGGGGCGTGGCTGCCGGCGGGGCGGGGATGCTGGTGGGCTACCTCGTCGCGGCCCTGGGCGGGTTCTTCGCGGCGCTCTCCACCATGCTGGTGCGCCAGCTCTCGGCGACGGAGGCGAGCACCACCATCGTGCTCTGGCAGGCGCTGATGATGACGGCAATGACGGGGCTGGCCCTGCCCTTCTTCTGGACCACGCCGAGCCTGCCGGATCTTGCGATGCTGGTGCTGATTGGGCTGATCGGCGGGGTGGGGCAGGTGCTGAACACGGAGGCTTTCGCGAGCGCGCAGGTCTCCTCCCTCGGGCCCTACACCTATACCGGGCTACTCTGGGCGGCGCTGCTGGGCTGGCTGGTCTGGGGCGAGGTGCCGGGCGTGGCTATGCTGGCGGGAAGCGTGCTGATCGTGGGGGCGGGCTTTCTGGTCCTCCGCGGCGAATTCAGGAGGGCGCGATGA
- a CDS encoding DMT family transporter codes for MPELQPARPEDALRGIGCVAAGFAIVTVSDAAVKWVLPEIGVAVAMILRGTIGALTVLTITGAWRAPGRVRAVNRRLMFWRCLLHCAVTVTFYFAWLRGMPLGDSYAVAAMAPLAMTLLAIPLLGEVVGWRRWLSTLAGFLGVLVMVRPGGDLWRWEAGLLLAGVGLMALTRLWMRVLSRTDRPAGVTFWLMVAHVPVGIAVLPLFPPLGWPSAGGLAAILVLGFGNACAHFLFARAFALAPVGLLAPFEYSTLVMGTALGLVVWGDVPATTTVLGAAVVVAAGLYNLYRERVRARLARAAGAG; via the coding sequence TTGCCTGAACTTCAGCCGGCGCGGCCGGAGGATGCGCTGCGCGGGATCGGCTGCGTCGCGGCGGGCTTCGCCATCGTCACCGTCTCCGACGCCGCGGTGAAGTGGGTGCTGCCGGAGATCGGCGTGGCGGTGGCGATGATCCTTCGCGGGACCATCGGCGCCCTCACGGTGCTGACGATCACCGGCGCCTGGCGGGCGCCGGGGCGGGTGCGGGCCGTGAACCGCCGGCTGATGTTCTGGCGCTGCCTGCTGCACTGCGCGGTGACCGTGACCTTCTACTTCGCCTGGCTGCGGGGCATGCCGCTGGGGGACAGCTACGCCGTGGCCGCCATGGCGCCGCTGGCGATGACGCTGCTGGCCATCCCGCTGTTGGGCGAGGTGGTGGGGTGGCGGCGCTGGCTCTCCACCCTCGCAGGGTTCCTCGGCGTGCTGGTGATGGTGCGGCCGGGCGGCGACCTCTGGCGCTGGGAGGCGGGGCTGCTGCTGGCGGGCGTCGGGCTCATGGCGCTGACGCGGCTGTGGATGCGCGTGCTGTCGCGCACGGACCGGCCGGCGGGGGTGACCTTCTGGCTCATGGTGGCGCACGTGCCCGTCGGCATCGCGGTGCTGCCGCTGTTTCCGCCGCTGGGCTGGCCCTCGGCGGGCGGGCTGGCGGCGATCCTGGTGCTGGGCTTCGGCAATGCCTGCGCGCATTTCCTTTTCGCCCGCGCCTTCGCCCTGGCGCCGGTGGGGCTGCTGGCGCCCTTCGAGTACTCCACGCTGGTGATGGGCACGGCGCTGGGCCTAGTGGTCTGGGGCGACGTGCCGGCGACGACGACGGTGCTGGGCGCGGCGGTGGTCGTGGCCGCCGGGCTGTACAACCTGTACCGCGAGAGGGTGCGGGCACGCCTGGCGCGCGCGGCGGGCGCGGGCTGA